In Dama dama isolate Ldn47 chromosome 22, ASM3311817v1, whole genome shotgun sequence, the genomic window catctttcaggatttgaaatagctcaacttgaattccatcacctccactagctttgttcgcagtgatgcttcctaaggcccacttgacttctcattccaggatgtctggctccaggtgagtgatcacaccaccgtggttatctgggtcatgatcttttttgtatagttcttctgtgtattcttgccacttcctcttaatattttctgcttctgttaggtacattaccatttctgtcctttattgagcccatctttgcatgaaatgttcccttggtatttctaattttcttgaagaggcctctagtttttcccattctgttgttttcctctgtttctttgctttgatcatttaggaaaactttcttatttctccttggtactctttggaactctgcattcagaatggtatatctttccttttctcctttgcctttcacgtctcttcttttctcagctatttgtaaggcctcctcagagaatcATTTtgccctttttgcatttctttctcttggggatggttttgatcaccacctcctgtacagtgtcacaaacctctgtccatagttcttcaggcactgtatcagatctaatcccttgagcctatttgtcacttccactgtataattgtaagggatttgatttaggtcatacctgaatggcctagtggttctccctactttcttcaatttaagtctgaattaataaggagttcatgatctgagccacagtcaactactggtcttgtttttgctgactgtatagagcttctccatctttggcttcaaagaatataatcagtttgatttcggcattgaccatctggtgatgtccatgtgtagagtcttctcttgtgtttttggaagagggtgtttgctatgaccagtgtgttttcttggcaaaagagAACCTTTTGtatctttgccctgcttcattttgtactccaaggccaacttgcctgttactccaggtgtctcttgacttcctacttttgcattccagtcccctatgatgaaaaggacatctttttttgatgttagtcctagaaggtcttgtaggtcttcatagaaccattcaacttcagcttcagcattagtggttggggcatagacttgaattactgtgatactgaatggtttgccttggaaacaaacagatcattctgtcgtttttgagattgcacccaagtactgcattttggactcttttgttgttgagtatgagggctattccaattcttctaagggattcttgcccacagtagtaaatataatggtcatctgaattaaatttgcctgttccggtccattttagttcactgagtcctaaaatgtcagtgttcactctttacatctcctgttcgaccacttctaatttaccttgatttatggacctaacattccaggttcctatgcagcaTTGTTCTCTACAGCATTGGtcttcacttccatcaccagtcacacccagagctgggcattgttttcgcTCTGGCTcagcctttcattctttctggagttatttctccattcttctccagtagcatattgggcacctactgacctggggagttaatctttcagtgtcatatctttttgccttttcatactgttcattgggttctcaaggcaagaatcctgaagtggtttgccatttccttctccagtggaccacgttttgtcttCATGGAGTTAGCTATTCTGGAACATCacgtaaatagaatcatacagtttATACCTttatgtgtctggcttctttcacttagcataatattttcaggaCATATCCATATAGTAGCCTGTGGCAGGATgacattcctttttgtggctgaataatatgccattgtgtgtgtatgccaCATTCTGTTTATCCGTTGACCCATCAGTAAACATTTTGTGTTGATCTCACATTTTGGCTGTTGTGAGTAATGTTGCTGTGAGCATGAGTGCACAAACATCTGtgtgagtccctgctttcagtccTTAGGGTGTATACCTGGAAATGGAGTTGCAGAAACACATGAGGGTTCacattttgaggaaccaccagacTTTTATCACAGAAGCTGCACCTTGTAAATTTTACATTTCCTCCAGCAATGTACCAGAGTTCTAGTTCCTTCACATCGTCACTAATGCttagtttttttcccttctttaataAAAGCCATCCTGGTGGGTAAGAAATGCAAATactatctcactgtgattttaatttgcataagaaaagtgaagtcactcagtcatgtccaactctctgcgaccctgtggactgtagcctgccaggcttctccatccatgggattttccaggcaagaatactggaatgggttgccatttttttccccagaggatctttgcTTTTGCCTAATAGGGCTTCCCTATtaggcttagatggtaaagaatctacctgcaatgcagaagaccagggttcaatcccttggtttggaagatcccttggagaagggaatggctaccccctccagtattcttttttttttttaaattaaactgaaactacttttattaaatatttcatatcaTATTCCATACAACAAATCAAAGAGCTCATACCAGTATAGGATAGTCTTATGTATAAGTATagcatttacttattttcttttttttttttttttggtctactaagagtttttatttattttttatatatttttttccatttatttttgttcgttggaggctaattagtttacaacattgtagtggtttttgccatacattgacatgaatcagccatggatttacatgtgctccccatcccgatcccctctcccgcctccctctccatcccatccttctgggtcttcccagtgcaccagccctgagcagctGTCTcaagcatccaacctgggctggtgatctgtttcacccttgatagtgtacttgtttcaatgctgttctctctgaacatcccaccctcgccttctcccgcagagtcccaaagtctgttctgtacatctgtgtctctttttctgttttgcatatagggttatccttaccatctttttaaattccatatatatgcgttagtatactgtattggtctttatctttctggcttacttcactctgtataatgggctccagtttcatccatctcattagaactgattcaaatgaattctttttaacggctgagtaatattccatggtgtatatgtaccacagcttccttatccattcgtctgctgatgggcatctaggttgcttccataaaaatatggaacgcttcacgaatttgcgtgtcaccCTTGTGCAGGAGCCGTGCTGATCTTCTCTGCATCGTTCCAATTTTAgcatatgtgctgccgaagcgagcacctgctccagtattcctgcctggagaatcccatggacagaggagcctggtgggctacatcagacacaactgagcagctgacacTTCTACTGCTACTAATggctaatgaaagtgaaagtgcagtcaCCCAGCCGTGTGTGTGGCTACTGATGTTGCGCATATTCCATGTGCTTATTGACATTCGTATGTCCTGTTTGCAGAACTGTCTATCCAAGTCCTttgccccttttttttttttttggtcacagtgAGTaacatgcaggattttagttcctcaaccagggattgaacccatgcccctggcagtggaaacagggaatcttaaccattggactgccagggaagtactTAACACTGATTGGATTGTTACAGCTTTATAGtgagttttgaaattgggaaggATGAGTCCTtcagctttattcttctttttcaagattttttggctatttgggatcccTTGAGATtttagaatagattttttttttaatttctgaaaatgaatgccattggaattttcaTAAAGATTGCCTGGAATCTGTAGATCAGTTTGGTTGTACAGTTGACCCTTCAGCAATGCCGAGGTTAGAGACATTGACCCTAACCAGTCAAAAATGCAGTCTAGCCTTAGAGTTTGCcctccatatctgaggttctgcatccacagattcaacctaTGAAGGGTCGTGTAGTACTGTAATATGTATTTAGTGAActaaaatccacatataagtgggcCGGTTCCGATCTGAGCCGTTCAAGGGTAAACTGTGTTTTCTGAGTGACACTGTCCCAgccatgtattttcattttccctcttctatttaCATCAGCAGGTTTTAGCAGTCATTCTGAAGGGTtccatttataaattttaaatgcctAATATACTTAACTGCTTTACAAATTTAATTTGTTCTTTAACTGTTCAGTCATCTGACCTAACACAATCTTCCCAAGATCCAAAAACACCCGTAAGTGACTAAACATACAAGTGCAATGAGCCAGTCATTCTCTTGAATGCCCCAGTACCAACAGTAAACTTGCTAAGATTGACCAAGGGCAAAACCCCGCCGCAGCCTGGCCTGGTGAGGACCCCCAGTGCCTGGACCCCAGACTGACCGCCAGCTTCAAATGCAGAATCTAGTGTGGCCAAAACGTGCGTCCCAGGGCTGCTGGGCAAGCACCGACTTTTCTCCCCCTCTTGGCTTCCGAAaggagaggtgggtggggaggagctgccccagccccacccagactCCTGGAGAGGCAGGCCCTTCTCACAGTGGAGGTGCTCCCACACCGCCTCCTTGGTGCCCTGGCCGCTGATGAATCCATCTTCCTGATTCATGCTGCCTCTGCACCCACACAACATCCCACTGATACGAGGCAGCCATGGTACATCTCACTCGGAACCACTTGCTCACAGCAGGTGGAGGCACCCACAGCTGGTCCTCTCCTGCAGGCGCATCACCTCCAGGCTGCAGCTGGACACCCACCCCTGAGCTCAGCACAGTCCCTGCTCAAAACTCTGCGTCTCACACACTGAACAGTGAATTTAGTGACGCAAAGACGTCTGCAGAACAGCAAGGAAAAGTACAGGTTGTGTTTGTTCCTGCTACAGTCATGAGCGAGGCTGGTAGGGCCTCCCCACGCTCGCCATGGCATGCTCCCCAGGCTCGCCGAAGCCTGTGAGCCCTCGGCCCATCTGCGAGGGCATTGCCATCTTCCACGGAGCCAGCTCCTCTCCAGGCCCTCCTGGCCCCTCAGCCGAACGCCAGCCACCCCGTCCCTGTGGCACAGCAAGCCTTGCCCGGCTCGGAGGAAGCGTTGCCGTGCCTCTGGGGAGAAGCCCTGCTTCCTCGGCAACCACATCCCCCATCCAAGCCAGCACTGCAGCTGGGTCTCCGACTAGTAGTACTGTCATCCCGTCAGATGATCGATTTGGGGTCGTGGGGGCGTCTGGGGGCCTGCAGGCTCCAGCCTCCTCATTCTGGCCTCGGTTAGAGGCTGTGACAGGCGAGTTAGTGGATGACGGTGCCGGAGGAGGCGCGGGACAGGGTAGCAAGTCCAGGCGCACAAGGGCCTGGTGGTGACAGATGGCTGCTGTCATCACGGGCGGTGCCCATGGGGGCGGCCAACGACTCCTCGGGGAGGGGCACGCCGTGGGCTCTGGGGCAGCCGTACTGACGGCAGGGCCTTCACTTTGTACCTGAGGGAGCCCACAGAGGCAGCTTTGTGGTTTCTGCCAGAGGAAGTCACCAGGTCATCTGGTCTCATGTTCTTAAAAGCTATTGAGAACCCAAAAAAGCTTTTGTTTATGAGTGTTGTATCTGTCAGTATTTACCATTGGAAATTAcgaaattctttaaatatttacttattaatattatttgaatGAGAGCTTagaggttaagactttgtgcttccactgcagggggtgcaggttcaatccctggatggagaactaagatcccacaaaacATGCagcgtggcaaaaaaaaaaaaagaccttcttgagtaaaactgaccttttaagGAAGTGACCTCTCTGGGTGAAAGCAGCAGTAACCTCATGGTCCCCAACAGCCCAGAGTCTCCAGGGCAGCTGGGCAGCTGCCAACCATGCCCTTAGGGCCACGGTCTGGGCAAGTCACAGAGTCTGGGCATATTGCAGAGTCCAGCAAGTCACGGAATGCTCTCTTCCAGTCCAGGCTCGGTCCTGGGTTTAGGGAGCTGGACTCATTGCTGTCCTGTCTTAGGCCATCAGTGCCTGTAGAGGCAGCGGCCTTCCTCTAGCACCTGCTCACCATCCCCGAGGGCTGGCCAGAGTAACTAAGGCCGTGATTATCTGCCCTGCTCCTGTAGGCCACGAACCACCAGGTTTCCATTACCAGCAGGCGTTCCCAACTTTCAACCCCAAACAGGCCCGATAACAAATTCTAGATTCCTCTAAGACTCTTGCTTGCAACCACTCTCTTAGAAGAAACCGGCTCGTTTAAAGAGAAGCGATCAGTGAAAGCACTTGCAGATTACATCAGGCAACAAAAAAGTGACCCCATTCAGGAGCTTCATAtcttggcagaagccaacactCTTGACCGCAGCAAAAGAAATATCATTGGATATTTTGAGCAGAAGGATTCAGAAAACTATAGAGTTTTTGAAAGAGTAGCAAATATTTTGCATGATGATTGTGCCTTCCTAGCTGCATTTGGAGCTGTCTCAAAACCGGAAAGATACAGTGGAGACAACATCATCTATAAGCCACCAGGGCATTCTGCTCCAGATATGGTGTACTTGGGATCTATGACAAATTTTGATGGGACTTACAACTGGATTCAAGATAAATGCGTTCCTCTTGTCAGAGAAATAAcatttgaaaatggagaggaactGACAGAAGAAGCACTGCCTTTTCTCATACTGTTCCACATGAAAGAAGATACAGAAAGTTTAGAAATATTCCAGAATGAAGTAGCCCGACAATTAATAAGTGAAAAAGGTACAATAAACTTTTTACGTGCTGACTGTGACAAATTCAGACATCCTCTTCTGCACACACAGAAAACTCCAGCAGATTGCCCGGTAATAGCTATCGACAGCTTTAGGCATATGTATGTGTTTGGAGACTTCAGGGATGTATTAATTCCTGGAAAACTCAAGCAGTTTGTATTTGACTTACATTCTGGAAAACTACACAGAGAATTCCATCATGGTCCTGACCCAACTGATACAGCCCCAGGAGAGGAAGTCCAGGATGTAGCAAGCAGCCCGCCTGAGAGCTCCTTCCAGAAACTGGCGCCCAGTGAATATAGGTACACTCTGTTGCGGGATCGAGACGAGCtttaaaactgggaaaaacaATTTGCAAGCCTTTCAAACAGCAGCATCAACTTACATGGTGGAAATAGTAAACCTATATTTTCATAAttctatgtgtatttttattttgaataaacggaaagaagtttaaaaaaaaaataaaaaaataaagagaagttcaatggctcagcagtaaataatctgcctgcaatgcaggaggagaatgcagaagacttgggttcaatccctaggtcgggaagatcccctggaggaggaaatggtagcccattcctgtgttcttgcctggagaggcccACGGGCAGAGGCGCCTGGCCAGTGCAATCTGGAGGTAGAGCCAAGCCTTGCCTCTGCGGGCTCCTCAGCTGCCCAGTGCCCTGAGGCCCCCAGCAAGACCAGCAATGCCGAGTAGACTGGAACATGAGATCCCTGGccctcttcccaaccctggggccTGTTTGGAGATGGCCAGGTTACAGTCTGCAGGGCCACAGAGAGGCGTGGGGACCTGGGGTCAGAGGAGAAAGTGGCCACTCCTGCCGTTCACTGTGGAGGCACCCCTTGGGTGATGACTTTGAGCACAGAGAGACAGTCAGTCTAGcatccccccaaccccaggcTCCTCGGAGACCTGCCTCCTCCTCACTCTCAAGAAGGCAGAGAGGCCCCGTCACCCACATGCAGTCCAGGTTCAGAGCCCTTGGCCTGCCCCTCCAGAGGCCCCTGCACCTCACAAGCCACTCTAGGGAAAGGACCCCCTCGGCGCCCTGCACCTGCCCTGCCTGAGTTCaaagtctgggggtggggggcgcagcTGGCAAGGGGGCCTGAGGATGGTGCAAGGGGGCCCAGAGCAAGCAGGAGTGctccaggaggagaggaggcacCAAAAGAGTGCTCCAGAAGGAGTGAGTGGGGAAGAGCTTGGGCAGAGCCtctttttaaatgtatgtgtaaaatgggccaaagatctaaacagacatttctccaaagaagacatacagatgactaacaaacacatgaaaagatgctcaatgtcacacattatcagagaaatgcaaatcaaaacctcaatgaggtaccatctcacgccagtcagaatggctgctatccaaaagtctagagatctagagagtgtggagaaaagggaaccctcttacactgttggtgggaatgcaaactagtacagccactatggagaacagtgtggagattccttaaaaaactggaactagaactgccatatgacccagcagtcccactcctgggcatacacaccgaggaaaccagatttgaaagagacacgtgtaccccgatgttcatcgcagcactgtttataatagccaggacatggaagcaacctagatgcccatcagcagacgaatggataaggaagctgtggtacatatacaccatggaatattactcagccgttaaaaagaattcatttgaatcagttctaatgagatggatgaaactggagcccattatacagagtgaagtaagccagaaagataaagaccaatacagtatactaacgcatatatatggaatttaaaaagatggtaaggataaccctatatgcaaaacagaaaaagagacacagatgtacagaacagactttgggactctgcgggagaaggcgagggtgggatgttcagagagaacagcattgaaacaagtacactatcaagggtgaaacagatcaccagcccaggttggatgcttgAGACagctgctcagggctggtgcactgggaagacccagaaggatgggatggagagggaggcgggagaggggatcgggatggggagcacatgtaaatccatggctgattcatgtcaatgtatggcaaaaaccactacaatattgtaattagcctccaactaataaaaataaatgaaaaaaaaaagtatgtgtatgtacatacatgcattttactatttatttggctgcacgcaGGATCTCCTTTGAATCACGCCTTGATCTTTAATTAAGGAACATGGACTCTATAGTAGCAGCTCagctcacaggctccagagtgtaccggtttagttgctctgcggcatgtggtccccaaccagggatccaaaccCCATCTCCTGCAACCACCGGgcacccagggaagtcccaggcaaaGCCTCTGGTCACACTTGACCCCTCCTGCTGCCAGAGCACCGCAGGGCTGGGTGCGAGCAGGACAAGAGGGTCTCACTGGGCAGAAGGGCAGGGAGGCAGTGGGCAGTGCCGCCTCCACGGTCACAACCCGTGGACGTTCAAGAACTGATTGGGTCTTCAGCCCCCAGCACGTGCATTTGAAATACCACTTCCCACTCCCAAAGTTCCTTGGAGAAAGGGCCAGTTCCATATCCAGATCAGCCGCTGCGGGGAGCTGGAAATGGCCCGCAAAATTGTCTACATCCGACCTCTGAAAAGTGTGAGCATAGCCTCACTTGGAAAAAGCACCTTGTGGATATAATCACAGACCTTGAGATGAGGAGGTCGCCCTGGATCATCTGGGTGGGCACTGAGTGCCGTCACAAGTGCCTTTATAGAGAGGGACGGAGCGGGACACGGAGAGGCAGCAGCGTGAAGGCAGAGCCGGGGGTGCTGGCCGCCACCTGGGAgtggatgccctggaggaggcacGGCTGACACCGTGATCCCAGACTTCTGCCTTCCCCGGCGTGAgagaataagtttctgttgttttcaaCAAGTCACCAAGTTTATGGTAGCTTGTTACAGCATACACAGGAAATGAACAGAGTCTGGGCATCCTGTTACACCAGATGGCAAGACATCCCATCCCAGAGACCAATTTTGATCGTCCGGAGGACCCAGGAGCCCACCGCAAAGCCCCTCCCCAGCCTTGTCTGAGCACCAGGAAGGATGACAACTCATGGAAGCACAAATCCGCTGAATCTGTGTGTCCTTGATACACAACAGACAACTTGATTGTGTTCGAAGGGTGCTACGGAACCAGCTCTTACAAACTGATTAAACTAAGAGAGCGGTGGGAGCATGTGCTTCCCCTTCCTGCACAGACAGTGACCAAACAGGGTGGCGAGCTGGCTGGTCCCCGGGTAAGTCTCTCTCCCTCCGGTGGAGGGCATTCTCAGACCCGAGACCACCAAGTGGCCAGCTGACCACGCTGAGGACAGTGGTGTTCTCCGAAAGCCCCCACCTCTAGAGCACTCTGACCCCTAAGTCAAATTTGAATCTGATTCAGCCTCTGCGCTCAGTTATCAGTTAGCAAGAAATACtgaggaaaacatgaaaagatccCAAGAGGGTGTAATCAGCAAAATCCTGACAGGAAGTCCCCAGACAAATGAGCAGCTTTCCACAGCGCCGCCGTGTGAGGGGGGCACACTTGACCAAGGAGAGGTCTGCGTCTGGGGGTGTCCTCATGGGTCGTGTTCGTCACAGTCAGTCTGTGTGTTTATCACGCTGTTTCCTGTCGTGTGTTCCAGCTAGcagatgtttttgtttgttttctttagggAGACTGACCCAGAGCTGgggtcccccacccccagaccggCACCCCAGTGAGTGTCCCGCCACAAGACGCAGGTCAGAATCACAAGGCGCTTCGAGGTCTTTATTGCCAACCGGCAGGGAGGGCAGGTGGGCCCGTGCGGTCCCCCGGGAAGGGCTGTGGCGGTCGATGCTGTTCCTGACGGTGGCTGTGCCCTGGGCACCCGGCAGGTGAGGGGGTGGGCCGGCGGTCACCAGCACAGGACGCCAGGACAGTACTTGTCAACGAGCCCCTGGTAGTAAGGCCGCAGCGCGGCTACGTCCGGCAGGCTGGAGCTCTTGGTGTAGAGGTCGAACTTGCTGCAGCACAGGGACGGTGGCCCGTGAAGCCCCCCGAgtcaccccaccccccaggcgtGCCCGTGACCGTGGCCGTGACCGTGCGAgtcaccccaccccccaggcgtGCCCGTGCCTGTGACCGTGCCCGTGGCCGTACTTGAACTCCTGCACCCAGGGCAGCATGGCCAGGTCCTGCTCGTTGCACAGCTGCTGGTAGTCACCGAACTTGTGCCAGGGGTAGAAGGAGTGGAACCGGATGATGTAGAAGGCCTGCGGGTAGCCAGGCCTCAGGCTCCGGGCCGGGTGGCGGGGCGGGTGGAGCAGGGCTTGACCTTGGCTCGGTCCCCACCCCCTCCTACCTCCGGTGGGAGGGCGAATTTGTTGAACTTCATCATCCGGTACAtgtactctgtgggagagggcgggtCACCAC contains:
- the LOC133044061 gene encoding endoplasmic reticulum resident protein 44-like, which encodes MTVPEEARDRVASPGAQGPGGDRWLLSSRAVPMGAANDSSGRGTPWALGQPLLLATTLLEETGSFKEKRSVKALADYIRQQKSDPIQELHILAEANTLDRSKRNIIGYFEQKDSENYRVFERVANILHDDCAFLAAFGAVSKPERYSGDNIIYKPPGHSAPDMVYLGSMTNFDGTYNWIQDKCVPLVREITFENGEELTEEALPFLILFHMKEDTESLEIFQNEVARQLISEKGTINFLRADCDKFRHPLLHTQKTPADCPVIAIDSFRHMYVFGDFRDVLIPGKLKQFVFDLHSGKLHREFHHGPDPTDTAPGEEVQDVASSPPESSFQKLAPSEYRYTLLRDRDEL